CTGCCTGAGCCAGTTGGACTCGCAGATAGCAACCCTGCTCGCGGTGCCCCATGAGATTCTGCTCTTGCGACACCGAGTCTTCCGCGAATATGCCAAGATCGCGGTCGGGACGGAGTTTGTCCACACATTGCCTTCTTTTCTGATCGTGATGGCCGCGGTGGTCATCCTCTGGAGGCATCCTCCGTCTTCGACGAAGCTGCTGGACCTAGGCGTGACACTCATCTACAAAGGTTTTCAGGTACAGGGATTTCTTGGTTCCTATTCATTTCTGTGGTTTCTGTTCATTTTAAGGCTGCCTAACGCATGTTATTCATGCGTGTCATTTTTCAAGGTATCAGTCAGTTGGCTCATAATTAACGCGTTCTTATGGCTGTGGCTGATCCTGCAGCGGATACTCTACTGCAGCGTCTGGCATTATTGGAGTTACGTGAGTGAAGCTCGTTATTACTCTGCTTGTTACTGACAAAGGAACCGTTCTCGTAATACTCGGATTGTCGGCAGTTTGCTTTTATACAAGAGAAACTGCGTACCTCTTTATCAAAGTGGGAAGTCTTTCTAGAGTTCTTTTCAGAGGAAAGAATGTTACGATACTTTGCAGAAATTCAGGAACACTTACAGCTCGGTATCGCAAAATCAATATTGTTGGATAAATAGATATAGTAGATTTAAACTTTTGCAGTTAATGGCTTGAACGTATTCAtttaggaaataaaaaaatttatatttgtgtaaAAGAGAGAACAAACGTAATATTCCACAATCtgatttctataaatatttatagatttataaataacaaagtATATAactgtttccgaaatatttctatttgataattattcatGCTTAGTTTCacataaaaactatttttggAATATCTAAAGAAATTTGCAACAATTGGTGCAGGACGTTGAATATCGTATTATGTCGTATCCCTGGTGGCAACGTGTTTGGTCCTCATACTATCCTGCGCGGGTACAACCACTAGTAATGTCAGCTGATTTCATCAGTTGGAGCATCGCGATGACTATCGCCATAATCACGTTGGGATGCGCAATTTCTGCGGATCGTGTGCAAGCATTTGTTAACGAAAGCCTTTTACCTAAACTTCGAAATGTGTTTGCGGTGGTGAAGTCTTGCACGAAGTGGGCACGAAATGGGTTGGTATCGTGGCTTGAACATCTCCCTTTCTTCTTTAGCCTTAAGTAATTTTGCTCGCTATAAACttcgtttcaatttttttgGCCCTTATGGTGTGTTGTTATAcatgtaaaatgataaaaacagtattacgtatataaaagtaatgatGAAGCATGCTAATAAAACGTTCTCGATATAAGATCTTCACGCTTGCTCTCAGAACGCAAGGAGTAGTGAGTCTCAAGGAGGACTCGGCTACGAACGACGAAATTGGATCAGTTTGCGACGGTCGTTCAGAAATATTGACCGACGCGAATGGCGCGGCGCAAAGAGACGTACATCCGATCTCCTACGGAACCAATTGGGTGCCGCAGCCGAATTTCTCCATGTTCAAAGAAGCACAGCGAAACATGTCGATAAAGTCCTTCCACACGGTAACGGGCAATGTAAACGACCTAAACGTAAACGATTCAGATATCGGGCAGAATATAGAGAAACTTTTACAGATTACCTATGGTTTACctttatttcttaaatgttTATCAGCGTACTTGAAATGCCGATTGTTGTTTTCAGGATCCAAATAAGTTAACGGTGAAACAATCTCgatatcgcgcggctgtcACACCGTGATACCGAGTAATTCCAGCGATCAATCGTACGGTTGTTGAAGAAACTTGTACGCAGTCGTTATCAAGCGCGACATTAAATAATCATCATAGAAACGCTATCGCGGGATAAAATTTCCACGATGGCGGCACCATCAATTTCATAGATAATTTAATTCGAACGAATGCCACGCGAAGCGgctttcgttcatttttaaggGGATTTTCCTGATTTTTGCATGCTTGAGAGTTTACAGAAAATTTTCTACAGAtgtattttttgcaattttattctgGAGATTACGCCAAACAATAAACGAGAGACCGTAGAATGAGTGCAATAGTTACGTAAGGACGTTGTGCGTAACACTACGTAGTAAGAGGGTCGCGTGGTGCAATCCAATAATCAATTACCTTActagaatatgtatatgtacataaggattttataaataaatataaatttctagcATTTCGAGTGTGACATAAGCTACTTCGCTCTTCTatgcgatattttatttgtatgtatacTTTATGATACACTTTGACGTGTACCGTGTGCCACGTGCATAATCCGCTCAAAAGTTTCATCCGATTTTCCAAGTAACAGTTCCGTTTTACGAAATACAacttattttatcattaatcgtgaagtaaaaaaagaggtaatatattattctgaGTATCCGTCTTGAATATACAATTACTATGCCTTCTCTCTATTTTGCaagcaattttaaatattaaattcttatattatgattatatatagccaattgtatttgttatattCATGTAATATCTGTTCATATAAATAGCAATTATTCAACGTGTTAAATCACATCGCGCGCATTatcgattttataaaaacgCGTGGGTATTACTGTAGAGCCCCTTGAAGACACTTCCACATAGAAGGGTAGTTAAACAGCAATAATTTCTCTGTTAACATTTTTACAGAAGTGCGCAAAAAGCAAGGGGTGTTACCCCGCCGACAAACTGTCCTTCTCAATCTCTGTGATTATTTATCGAGTAAAAGGTCCTGCCGCTTTGCTCCAGAACCCGGGACTCTGCCGCACATTGCTTCGCCGTTGTCGGGAAGGGGGAGGGATCGGTGGCACGGTGGAAGCGCATGCGTCCGAAAGGGGGTAACACTCCCCATCTTGAGCCGCAGTATTATTCTGTAACTACATCCCTTGTGGGGTAGGTCGCAGATATATTCGCGACGAGTACGACGCATGCCAAATAAACCACGTACGTTCCGAGAGTGCACTTCCCCTCGTCATTTGCCGTGTAAACCCGCGAGAATCGGCGCGAGTCGACCTCCAGGATCGATCCCGACTCGGGAAAGCCCTCCTCCGCGAGGAATCACCAGGAAGAGAGGCATCCGATCCCGACGCGGATTCGGGCGTGAACGTGCCTACGCCGCATAACCACCGATATCCCGTTTCCTGCGAACGATGTAACTGCTAGACGCAGCATCCAGATCCAGATCCAGATCCAGTGACTATCACAAGACAGGAAAACGACGAGTACTACATCGGAATTCTGTGCACGTTCTCCCGGTAAGAAGACTTTcgtttattaaaatcagtcTGAGACAGAATTTTGTTACTATGGTGAGCGACTGTGACCATTTTGTTATCACGTTTTGCTGCCTCCGTGATTCTAATTTCTCTGTCTAAGgccaaaataaattttatgcgaTGAGGAAAATGGGAGAAAAAGATTCTTCACCGGGTAAAACGCAAATTGTACGTCTAGCTACTTCTGGAAGATATGATCACGCTGAAATTTCTTAAAGATTGCATGAGGCACCGTATGTTGCTTCCGCGCGTGAATGAACGGTGAGAAATTTCGTTTGGCACGCGGTAATAAAAACATGCattgtgtaataaataatatattcgtgCACGACCTACGCTATTCGTTTAACGGTCATGTATTTCCGTCGCGCAATCAAGCGCATGATGCAAGAGCGTCGTCGTCCTTCCGCGTAATTTCCATTTAGGTAATTACAGCAGTACGGTAATGGCGATATATGTTTGACGATAATAATTTAGACACTTTGatgttgataattattaaaataatgtctataattatttattcgctTATGGAAACTATTGCATCATTAATGTCAAAAATGCCGCATCACACTGAATCCATcatattatttctctcttgctcttttcaGTTTGCatctgaattattataaactaaaattctaatgaaacattattaatttgtgagataaataaatttaacaatttcttcttcttcttcttaataAAACAATGCGACAATTTCGTTTATTCTTCACAGACATATGTACTCCAGAATTTACCCCCTGCGTTCTGGCGCCCccaattttctataattttcttattttgctTGCACGTTTTTATCTTCCCCAATGCATCCCTTTCCGATTTGACGTATTCAAATTTCCAATTGATCCTGGTTACAATCACATTCTGATGCAATTGCAATCCGATCGGGACATCAACAGCGGGgattggcgtcgcgacgcgtcgcgtcgcctcCGAACTTTACTACGCGGCTTTACAGCCCACGTGTATACGTAGACGTGATGTAAACTTGATATTGATTTTGCGTTCAGCATCcgtgcgaaacgcgcgcgcgcgcacacacacacacgtacatgtacttgcacgcacacgcgtacaCGTGTATACACTATTTGGCACGTGCACCCTCTTCATCCATGGTCCCGAATTGGTCCGGCTACAATGAGGGAAGAAGCAGAatgacagaaagagaaagaaagagagaaacttcTCCGATAAGGAGGGGGGTTTTCAATGAGCGAACACGCGATCCGATGTAGGTAtaatacatacacgtatacgGTAAGCATAATACATCCGAGTGGTGCACGTGATTTGTCGGATAAAAAAACCGTTTGCATAGACCACCAGCCCGTTCTGATCAATGAACACCGAAATGAGGGTCTAGAAACGTTTAAGATCCAGTGGCCTTGGATACATCGAATTgagttaattataaatatgcttttttaaatcattttatttacgcctagagaagaaaatttattaaagatattaattaaaactaattaaattCAGCTGTGTTAATTACTGGTGCAGTCAGCCTCGGGAGATATCCAGCGTTACGGATGGAAAtgctaattatatttttcgagtAATTCCAAGTGAACTTTGAAATTTAACTGAAAAGTTAATCGCAAAAACGTCTCGCATTAAATACAAAAAgcaataaatgattaattttttgcaaaaaatcttttaaaaatttcgaatttttaagGAGTCCTCTttacataaaacaaaaattaatcaacGTAGAAAATAAGTTAACGCAGAATATAACTTTAAAAAGTATTTCTCtgacgtaaaaaaacaaacgcaaaaatatcgttattttcAAAAGTTTTCACGATAAATATCAACTGCAATTCTGAAAATTAGcaaatttgatataattgtGAGATGCGTTATTGAAACTTAATACATTTCCGATCCCATAATGGTGTTGATGTATGTTTTTAGATACTATAGTATACGATTAcgtcatttaatattatattattcggaAAGTCAACGGAATTGATGATACCTCATCTATACAATatacattgaaaaattaacGGGATAGATAAAACCGAGTCCAAGTTTCCAGTTATTGGAAAAGCAATCCGCGAACGACAGTCGTAATTGCCCGGCTTGCAATTGCGTACTAGACCTTATCAGAACGTGGgcggaaatatttatcatgaGGACGCATCATGTTTTTCAACGAGCGCAATAAAGATGATAAAAAGAATTCCAGCAGCAACGGAAAGTTCAAACAATTCTGTACTGATAATTAATCTTCaatcataaagaaaaataacattCAATTTCACGAGAAGAACACTTTCAACTGTTCAATTCTAATCTGATACAATCCTTCCTCGCAAGTTTGTCACTATAAAACGAATTCACTGCAAatctaaaaatgatattttcacACACTCTTAAAGTGTActttagtattattaatactaataaaatatatgtgtttAATATGACACAAATAAACGTGTTGTTCTCAAAATACACAGGTAAAACACGTTACATAACACACTTAGGTTTGCAGCGTATAGCGATCGCTCGGTCATCCTCTGTACAAAATATTGCGTGTGTCTTTTCTGCAGGATGGTGCCTTAACTGCGTAGTAGGATGgaacgattttataataatcgatCGCACGAAGGTCGTGTACGCTTCGGCCTACCAATTACGCCTTGAGAATTGATTCGCTTCTTTCGACTTTCGTACCCGACATACGACCAACTTTCGATACATGTGTTTCAGGCACGATggcggagaagatgtattacTGGGGCGAGGAGAGGGATCAGGTCGATCCCGATCAAACCTTCATAGAATTCAAAGCCAAGGCGGATAAAAGACGCGAACAGACTCGCGCTGTGCCGAAGATGACGGTTTCTTCGCCGCAGGGTAAAATGACTGAACTCAGTAATAGGGTGGAAGACGCCGAGCGCGGCGGTTGGGACAATAAACTCGACTTCCTGTTTTCCTGCATAAGCGTATCCGTCGGACTAGGCAACGTCTGGCGGTTCCCCTACCTCTGCTACAAAAATGGCGGCGGTAAATTGacaaaattaaactttaaattatttaagagcatataaaaaatgtttgaattattaattttgaattattttatgtatttattatatttgtttaaatatgtaatatataatgtgtaaatgtgtattataaatgtataaaatgttaaaagtataattgtaatttattatacagggtgtcccgggttttaaccgacaaactgtgggagcatattctactagtggaaataagaaaaaattcttatatcgagtttgcttagaaatgctttattacaaagttataaaccaatattgaaaagaaatatgagataagtaacaacggattttttcacaaaaataaaaattatctacgcaatgatttagtgacgcatttcaaaatgttgttcttgcacatcgatacaagctagacatcgacgtagtacagaatttgttacagtacgacattcctgaaaattttgttgcatctcagtaactgaattagtaattcgttgctttaaatctatctggtactctcctgttaggaaatctacgttgatactctcgtacggcagctcgtgcatttccgtcacagaatccgtacacaaaatgaatatcagtgtattcctcatttgaaaacacttttggcattctgatagtaattgctagttgacacgacgattgaaatctaacagctactgttgtgaaagtaacaatcatactgaatcgtttcaacatagtgaacatgaatacatgtgaatacacataacataaacatcttcgaccttccaaattctacactatgttccgttgttacttatctgatatttcttttcaatattggtttataactttgtaataaagcatttctaagcaaactcgatataagaattttttcttatttccactagtagaatatgctcccgcagtttgtcggttaaaacccgggacaccctgtatatgtattatatattacaaatttctaCTTGGTTTTATTGTCATGCAGTTAAgaatgagaaatattatatttattctgtaGTAGCAGCCCGTAAATGTGATTTTTATTACCGAGAATGTTTGAGTCATTTCAATATAAAGCtcttaaaacatttcgtttTAAAGAGATTTTTGTAAAAGCTTCAAGTTTgccattatataataagtcgAGGACGCAGACAGACCGTCGGATTTCTTTAGTGGCGTCTGACGTACATAACTGTCTCCCCAATTTATAAAGTCACGCAATTCTTAACATATGACTGCGCTAAAATTTAACGAGCGTAATTTCCTCAAGCTTAATTACTGTCTCGCTGTTAATTAAGTTTTTTCTTCAGATATATAGAAAGCGTATCCTTAAATAAGGAAAGAGAGTGAGGagaatattattcatttttaaattaggaaaaagaaatgaatgattagattatttgtatttttataattgaatgATTATCTTTTCTAGTTATCTCGGAATTCTGTTGCAGGTGCATTCCTGATCACTTACGGTATCGCGATGGTGTTTTGCGGAATTCCTATATTTTTTCAAGAAGTTGCTATTGGACAATATCTCGGAGCTGGCGGAATGTCACTAGTAGGACAATTATGTCCTCTTTTGCAAggtaaaaagtattttttgatatcattaaggtgatcctggagtgaccagggaatttcttcgcgatggtgctgccatttgcacaataaaatgctttttataaaaatttcgcaatttgtacgcacaaaatcgcagtttcgcagggtggggacacaattaaggaatatgaggatgcttgtcgaagtgactttagaagcgtaataaaatcaCTTCgacaagcatcctcatattccttaattgtgtccccaccttgcgaaactgcgattttgtgcgtacaaattgctataaatttttatattatgcattttaattgtcatttttgagcaaatggcaacactgtttcactagtcactccaggatcaccttaaatCAGAAATACAGCGCAAATACATATGATGAGATATGCatttgatttataaataattaatttataatcactttgtGATTTGAGAATAAATTGAttgtataacaattattttgttaattatatagaatttttattaattgtataattatcgcGTTTTAGGTGTGGGATATGCTACGATGACTATCGTATTCTTCCTCGATGtatattattgcataattattgCTTGGACACTTTTCTACCTCATAAGCACGTTCGTGACTTTGCCTCAAGTACCTTGGAAAGGATGTGGtaagcataattattttaattattacaactgTTATAATTGAAtcattaaattctttaaaattataactacTAAAATGTTACATAGTTACATCATAGTTACAGccattgacaaaattatttcgttattttctttttcagaaaatGTTTGGAATACATATGATTGCTTTGATGCCCAAGGAAACAAAAGTGTGCATGGAAGAATAAATTGTTCGAATTCTGCCGAAAACAATACTTGCCATCATACCACACCCGTGGAAGAATATTGGGAGtaagtaaaaagaaagaacaaagaAAATGCTGATTAGAGCTAATTTCAAACTTGTTTTAACCaagtatatttcttttaaaaagcTCTTTATGCACACAACCTTTGAGtttaataaaacagtatacATATCTATATTGCCGTATGCAGCACCTGTGATGTAAGTTAAAAAGTATCAAGGGATTCACGCGATATAAGAAAACGCATAAGGAAATGCGAcattgatttttctaaatCAGGTCAAAACGAGAGAGAGTTCTCTCGTGTATAAATGCATTTACGTAACGTATAATATCGATGATAGTAATTTGCCTGGGGGAAATATCTAGATGCGCAAATTTGCAATTCATCAGTCTAATATAAACTTATCTGATCAGACTTCGCGAGGAAGACAAAAGGAGAAAGCCGAGTAAAGTAAACCGGTCGTCGCTATGATAATATTcacttaaattatattaatgtattattacaataataacattaaataataaatcaaaattgtCTTTAACTATTTACTGAAGAGAAGCCGATAGGATTGCTCCGAATCAATTCGAAAGAGAAATGTTTATCTAAATAATtcatctataataatatattgttttaaattgaGTAAACGAAATATATACACGCCAAAACAACTACATTTTCGGTTCTGTTTACTCTTACAATTTTAGTTGACAAAAAcattatattctttaattaataaaattaaatataaataatatacaatattaattataattttgattgtcAGAATAGGACACCtttaattagtaaaattaaattatattaaaattaaattatatataacatatatcaaGTACGAATTGATCTGAATGTTTCAGGCAACGTGTCCTCGGCATCACGTCTGGCATCGAGACGATCGGCAACATCCAATTGGAGCTGCTAGCCTGCCTGATCATCGGCTGGCTGCTCGTTTACTTTATCATCCGGCGCGGTCTCCATCAGAGCGGTAAGATCATCTGGTTTTCAGCATTGTTCCCGTACGTGGTGCTTTTCATTCTTTTGGGAAGAGCGGTGACGTTGGAGGGCTCCTACGACGGTTTGCTTTACTACGTGACACCGCGTTGGAACGAGCTGCTCAGTCCTGGACCGTGGATAGACGGCGCTACCCAGATCTTCTTCGCGTACAGCATCGGTACTGGTGCCTTGCCTGCCCTTGGCTCGTACAACAAGTTCCACCACAATTGCTACAGGTAAGCAACGCGAGCCCTCTGGTTCCCTTTCTTCCGCAGTGATGGCGATTACCGACAAGATGCTCTGCTGCTACagcattaaatttttaataatggaTTTTTTCATCAAGAGAGAACGTCGAGACTCGAGGCAAATAGACGAATAAAGATGTGTCTCCTACAATAATGGAGattagttaatttttttcactGCTGCAGTTGTGCCGGCTTCGCAGCGCCAAGCGATTCGATTAATTTGATGTGTACGCTATGTATGTACACGTTTAGCGATTTTCCGATTTTTGCTGATCTTATTCCTAAATGATTCGAGAGAATTGTAATTATGACTTTTTGTAACGCTCTTTCACTCTATGTTATTCTTTAATCACGACGCGCGCTGCTCGCTTCTGGAGTCTTTCAAAAAGGGAGTTTTGTCTTGCAGAGACGCAATAATCACTTGCGTAGTCAACACCCTGACTTGTCTTCTGGCCGGTTGCGTAACCTTTTCGATACTGGGTCACATCGCCCAGGAACAGCAAACGCAGGTGTCCGAGGTCGTCAAGAGCGGACCTGGTCTCGTGTTCCTCACGTATCCCGAGGTCGTTCTCAAGCTACCGGGTGCTTCGTTGTGGGCCATTATATTCTTCATTATGCTGCTCGTAAGAAATTGTTATTCCGACGACGGAATCGGCCACGGCCGTCTATGTTTGTTAACGTGCATCGCTATAAAAGGATTTGGACACGTTGCCGCCCTCGGCGGGATGCTTCTTTCGATGCGTCACAATTTAACGTCGAACTGCTTTGCTCTTCtactaaaaaaaattatagaatgTTTGTAGAAAGccatataaaaattcttttccaagataaattattagattgcATTAGTTAACCATTGCAACATATGTACATAATGTCActgtaataaaacatttttaaagatACTTATATCTTGCTTTTTATAGACATTCCACAATTTaatgaaacaattaattcaCGCAATTAAACTTGTTTAATTCTcagaacattaaaaattagcgTTTTTATCCGTAACATGGAAACATTAGAATCCCTCGGATTCTTTGCATGAACATAGCGAGATTatatacgaataaattttgTCTTCACGCAGATACTCGGCATTGATAGCGAATTTTGCATCGTGGAATCCTTTATAACGGGTATGGTCGACTATTGGCCAGATGTACTTCGTCCTCATAGGAACAAGTTCACTATTGCCATTTGCCTAATAATGTTCGCCCTGGGAATTCCGATGGTCACAAACGttagtatttataattaatcgatatttttggagaaaatgttttaaattgttaagcgataaaaaatttattgatgaaaGAAGAATAATGTTGTTACGTTTGTTCAGGGTGGAATTTACATTTTCCAACTGATGGATTTCTATTCTGCGAGCGGAATGTCGATCCTGTGGGTATGCTTCTTCCAGACCATCGCGATATCTTGGATTTTCGGAGCAAAAAAGTTCTGCGATTGCGTGCATCAAATGATGGGAATTCGATTGAATGGTTTCTGGTACATATGTTGGGTTGTACTCGCGCCAGTGATCATGCTCGTAAGTGCGCCTATGTATGCTCATATGTTAATTACATTACATCGCTCTcaaagagaattaattaattatgaatacatattaattctCAGTGAGTCTATCGAGCAAATTAAGACAATTAATAGAACAATACAAAACGTATTCTTGTGCATAGGAAATAGTTTCtcagaaacatttttatatttcagttCATCTTTGTATTTCAAATCGTGCAATACAAGTCGCTCAAGTACGGCAGTAACTACGAGTATCCAACGTGGGCAGAAATAGTTGGAGTATGTTTGAGTCTCTCGTCTATGATATGGATACCAGCCTATGCACTGTACTACGTAATTGTTACACCAGGATCGATCAAGGAAGTAAGTCACGCACGTTTGCATAAATTGCACGCAtatcaagaaattaattccaaattattattgtaattattccaAGTTATGATAATatcttaattgttttattttagttgCAGATCTGACGTGATATTATTCcttctttttcagaatattcTAAAGGGTCTGCAGCCGAATATAAAATCGCACGCAAAGTTACCGAAAGGCGAAAAGTCAGCCGTGATACCCATGTCAGAGAGCAGCGCGGGCTTAATCACGAAGAATAACAGCTTCCTGAGTCAAACATGATTAGTGCTAGTGATCACTTTTATCTCGTGTTAGGTTACATTTATcttaaaagtaatatttatagtAAGGTAAAATACGAGTCCAGCACGATTGGACGTTTAGTAGTAATTTGTGTCAAAATGGACGCGTGTCAAATCAATCAGTTTCATGCATATGCTCAGTTATGCAGCAatcatcatattattatttatttaaagataagTCATATagagtattatatttatttaatatttctgggAACGCTGTATCAAATATTCTTCTTAATTCCTTAATGGCTGGTTGATCATggcatatcaatttttatctaaaaaggaaaagaaaatttttgaaacacTTTTTCTAAACGAATTAATTTACTAGGATATTGATACTTATTTAATAGGATATTGACACTTTCAAAATAGATTTTCttgtcatatattttataacactttctaaaaatatgaaacaagtTTAAAAACGCGGAAAATATATGACGGGGATCACGTTTGCAACTCAATTACAAAAGT
The Ooceraea biroi isolate clonal line C1 chromosome 4, Obir_v5.4, whole genome shotgun sequence genome window above contains:
- the LOC105278925 gene encoding sodium- and chloride-dependent GABA transporter 1; amino-acid sequence: MAEKMYYWGEERDQVDPDQTFIEFKAKADKRREQTRAVPKMTVSSPQGKMTELSNRVEDAERGGWDNKLDFLFSCISVSVGLGNVWRFPYLCYKNGGGAFLITYGIAMVFCGIPIFFQEVAIGQYLGAGGMSLVGQLCPLLQGVGYATMTIVFFLDVYYCIIIAWTLFYLISTFVTLPQVPWKGCENVWNTYDCFDAQGNKSVHGRINCSNSAENNTCHHTTPVEEYWEQRVLGITSGIETIGNIQLELLACLIIGWLLVYFIIRRGLHQSGKIIWFSALFPYVVLFILLGRAVTLEGSYDGLLYYVTPRWNELLSPGPWIDGATQIFFAYSIGTGALPALGSYNKFHHNCYRDAIITCVVNTLTCLLAGCVTFSILGHIAQEQQTQVSEVVKSGPGLVFLTYPEVVLKLPGASLWAIIFFIMLLILGIDSEFCIVESFITGMVDYWPDVLRPHRNKFTIAICLIMFALGIPMVTNGGIYIFQLMDFYSASGMSILWVCFFQTIAISWIFGAKKFCDCVHQMMGIRLNGFWYICWVVLAPVIMLFIFVFQIVQYKSLKYGSNYEYPTWAEIVGVCLSLSSMIWIPAYALYYVIVTPGSIKENILKGLQPNIKSHAKLPKGEKSAVIPMSESSAGLITKNNSFLSQT